Genomic DNA from Lactococcus garvieae:
TTTTCATTTGAATCTACCACTTGCCAAACGATTTGAGATTGCTGCTCAGGCTCACTATGATGTCCAAGGCAGTGGTTCACGTGGGGATGTTGCTGCTATTATGTATGGCGGCAGTATTTTCTATGAAAATCACCAACGTGTCATACCGATAAATATTCCTTGGTCAGCTTATGTGGTGCAAACAAATAAATCTGCCAAAACAGGAGAAAAGCTCAAACAAAAACTCTCCGATGAATTTTTTACTAAAAGTGATGAGTTAGTAATTGAGATCAGTACAGCGATTGATATGAAAGACTTTGAACTCTTCAAAGAAAAACTTCTGGAAAATCAACTGCTTCTTATTGAACACCAAGCCAAGGGGTATATGACAGATCAGTTGGCCTTGGCTCTCAATATTATTAATAGCCAACCAGAGTTTGCAGGAAAGATTTCAGGAGCAGGGTTTGGAGAAAATATTATTCTTTTTGCAAAAAATGAAGAAAATATAGCTGAATTAAAAGTGGTTCTGGAAGAAGAAGGCATGAAACTTGAAAAAGCAAGAATAGGAAAGCAAAATGACTAAAGAAATCCATGGGCATCGTAAAGACGAGCATCTTTCTCTTGGCTTGAAATATTGGCGAGAAGGACGAAACACTTCAGAGTTTTCGTCGGCTCTACGGTTGGTACCAAACGGCTTACCAGAGATTGCGACAGCAGAGGTTGACTTATCTATCTCTCTTTTTGAACATCAGTTTGATTTTCCTTTTTACATCGAAGCTATGACTGGCGGTTCAAAAAAAGGAGATAAGATTAATTTAGAGCTAGCAGAAATCGCTGCGAACCAGAAAATAGCTATGGCTGTAGGTTCACAGTCCATTGCACTTAAATACCCTGAGTTAGAGGAAGGTTTTCGTCAAGTACGTCAACATAACCCACAAGGCTTTATTTTTGCCAATATTGGTGCAGGTCACCCTCTAGAAAATGCTCTAAAAGCTGTTGATATGCTATCAGCAGATGCTTTAGAAATCCATGTTAATACTGGACAAGAGCTAGTGATGAAAGATAGTGAGGGAGATCGTACTTTCTACTGGCTTGAAAATATAAACCATATTGCTGAAAACCTTGATGTACCTGTTATTGTCAAGGAAGTTGGCTTTGGCATGAGCCAAAAGATGTTTCACCAACTAAGCCAAACTGCGGTAGCAGCTATTAACGTGGGTGGTAAAGGTGGGACAAATTTTGCTTGGATTGAGAGTGGACGCGGGCAAAGCACTTTAGATTTAAATGATTATGGTTTTACTGGTCCTGAAAGTCTGATAGAAGCTCATCTGGCCCAAAATAGTAAACCTTTGATCGCTACAGGGGGAGTAAGTTCTCCACGAGATATACTTCATGCTCAACTTTTGGGGGCTTCTTTGGTAAGTTCTGCTGGTTATGTTCTTTCAGTACTTCAGAAAGAAGGAATACAAGCTTTAGAAGAAATGTTTGCACAGTGGAAGGATGATCTCACTAAGCTCTATACTTTAGTCGGAGCGCGGGATTTGAGTGCCTTATCACAGGTTGAATTTATCTATAACAAAGAGCTCAAGTACTTTCTAGATGAAAGAAAAAGATAAACAGATAATTTTGTAAACGGTTCTTATTTCTTT
This window encodes:
- the fni gene encoding type 2 isopentenyl-diphosphate Delta-isomerase, which codes for MTKEIHGHRKDEHLSLGLKYWREGRNTSEFSSALRLVPNGLPEIATAEVDLSISLFEHQFDFPFYIEAMTGGSKKGDKINLELAEIAANQKIAMAVGSQSIALKYPELEEGFRQVRQHNPQGFIFANIGAGHPLENALKAVDMLSADALEIHVNTGQELVMKDSEGDRTFYWLENINHIAENLDVPVIVKEVGFGMSQKMFHQLSQTAVAAINVGGKGGTNFAWIESGRGQSTLDLNDYGFTGPESLIEAHLAQNSKPLIATGGVSSPRDILHAQLLGASLVSSAGYVLSVLQKEGIQALEEMFAQWKDDLTKLYTLVGARDLSALSQVEFIYNKELKYFLDERKR
- a CDS encoding mevalonate kinase, whose translation is MNTYKTDVPGKLFIAGEYAVTRPGGLALVTSLESDFQVSISATSGPSLLHSNVDMPDSSFSIKDFQADRTGPWNFAMTAIEYVLKEAPLHQDFHLDIKSGLGYGENKKGYGSSACVVVGVVNALNAFFHLNLPLAKRFEIAAQAHYDVQGSGSRGDVAAIMYGGSIFYENHQRVIPINIPWSAYVVQTNKSAKTGEKLKQKLSDEFFTKSDELVIEISTAIDMKDFELFKEKLLENQLLLIEHQAKGYMTDQLALALNIINSQPEFAGKISGAGFGENIILFAKNEENIAELKVVLEEEGMKLEKARIGKQND